In Leisingera sp. NJS204, the DNA window CATGGCCATAATAGGTGCGGGTCGGCGAGTATTCACCGAACTTCTGACCGATCATGTCTTCCGAGACGTTGACTGGGATGTGCTTTTTGCCGTTGTAGACACCAAAGGTCAGACCGACAAACTGCGGCAGGATGGTGGAACGGCGCGACCAGATCTTGATCACTTCATTGCGGCCCGACTCACGCGCTGCTTCGGCCTTTTTCAGGACATAAGCATCAACGAAGGGGCCTTTCCATACGGAACGTGCCATGGATTAGCGGCCTTTCTTCTTGGCGTGGCGCGAGCGGACGATAAGCTTCTGCGACGCCTTGTTTTTGTTGCGGGTCCGTTTGCCCTTGGTCGGTTTACCCCAGGGGGTCACCGGGTGGCGGCCACCGGAGGTCCGGCCTTCACCACCGCCGTGGGGGTGGTCGATCGGGTTCATAACCACACCACGCACCGAAGGACGCTTGCCCTTGTGGCGCATACGGCCGGCTTTACCGAAGTTCTGGTTCGAGTTGTCGGGGTTCGACACGGCACCGATGGTGGCCATGCATTCCTGACGCACCAGACGCAACTCGCCCGAGGACAGGCGGATCTGAGCGTAACCGCCGTCACGGCCAACGAACTGAGCGTAAGTACCGGCTGCACGGGCGATCTGGCCGCCTTTGCCGGGCTTCATTTCGATGTTGTGAACGATGGTACCGATCGGCATGCCCGAGAACGGCATTGCGTTGCCCGGCTTGATGTCAGCCTTCGCCGCAGCGATGACCTTGTCGCCGACTGCCAGACGCTGCGGTGCCAGGATATAGGCCTGCTCGCCGTCTTCGTATTTGATCAGCGCGATGAATGCGGTCCGGTTCGGGTCGTATTCGATCCGTTCAACGGTGGCCGCGACATCAAATTTGTTCCGTTTGAAGTCAACGATCCGGTAGAGACGCTTTGCGCCGCCGCCGCGGCGGCGTGAAGTAATCCGTCCGGTGTTGTTCCGGCCGCCCGATTTGGTCAGACCCTCAGTGAGAGATTTGACCGGACGCCCTTTCCAAAGCTCCGAACGGTCGATCAGAACCAGCCCACGCTGGCCCGGCGTCGTCGGCTTATACGACTTAAGTGCCATGCTTTCTGTCTTCCGTTTAGCGTGCAGGCCCTTAGGTTTTTGTCTTTGGACCCGCTATGTGTTAGCCCCCCGCCCGGTTGTCTCCTGCGGAGACGCCCTACTAGGGTTGCCTGAAATATAGGGCCCCGAAGGTCCCAAAGTTGATGCATCCTGACAAACGTAACAACCCCGGAACGAATCCGGGGTCTGCAGGATTGGTGCGGCTTAGCAGAGTCGGCGCGCGCTGTCGATACTGTTTGGGAGGCTTTTTACACGAGGCACGCAACCTAGAAAATTCGACCGCAGCTTAGATTCTTGCAAAGCCAGAAACGGAGGTGCTTCGTCATTTCATTGCAGCTTGCGCCAGCTCGAGCATTTGAGACGAACAGACCATCCTCCAGCATATATGCCCCATGCTCCAGCCGGAGCGGCAAAAGGAATAGTTTTTACAGTTGGCGACGCTCCACTGGAAGTAGATACCCTTTTAAAGTTGTGATCCTCTGTAACCTCTCCCTTTGCACAATAAGTTTGCGACAGTATCTCTTTCGCCAATGAGACCGCACGTTCCCTATTCCGGGACGACTTTATCGGCGCAACCAGCCTTGGAGAGGACAAGTCAGGCGCATGCCTGAAGTGCTTTTTGACAAAATTGCGCGTCTCCTGAGGGTCTTTCAGCCACCTTAAGAATACACTGACATTCAGCGGCTCCCCTGTCCCTTTACGAGAGAAATTCTTGCTCGAGCCAACTGGACTTTCGAAATGAACCTGTAGATAGCCAGCCTCGGTCTCCAGCAAAAGATAGGGCACCGAGAACGGTGAAGAAACACGCGCCTCCTTCGGCAAGTCACGGGAAGAAAACTTTCGAAACCGTTTTAGAGCATCTGCATGCAGCGCTGACCCAGCAAAGCTGATCGTGAAAGCCATCAAGATAAGATGTCTTATTGCCAACATTTGTATTTCCTTTTCACTTCAATTCCTTTTGGGGGATGGCAACGCGCCAAAACGTGAGGAACCGAACCTGACCTCAAGTTAAACAAATCACCGGAACTCCAGCCCAGGTTTGCCTTCGAGAAGTGAGCTCGATAGCGGCATTGCCATTTGCGGGCTGTCATGTCGGCATCTGACCCGTAGTAAAAGCACATCTCGTCCAGAAGCTTCGTCCAGCGCCCTCGGACACCAGTTCGATTTCCCGGATACCAAAGATAGGAACGACCGTCAGCGGCAAGATACTCGACTTGGAAGCCTTGCTTAGGGGAAAACGAGAGGTACGTGGTATCAGGCTGCGGGTAATCCGGGGTGAGGTCCTCTTGAGCCAGTACAGCAGAAACTTCAGTTTCACGCGAGTTCAAGCAGCCGGACAAGATCAAACTGGCAGCCAGAAAAATTAGAGATGTTCTCCTTGATGAAGAAGATATTGCAATTGAATTCCACGCCGCCAAATTCATGATGTTCCAAACTTTCGCGAACTGAGAAATTAGATTCTTGCATGAGTGACAGTAGATAAACGAGCACTTTAAACACCACCATTCTGGAAGATCAACATGATCCTAAGACGGCCAAATCCGGACGACCTCACCGACGAGCACACCACCAGCCAAGTAGCGCCGCCCCAGGGGGCGGGACGGCGCTGGCGCGGCGGCCTGCGGCCTTGATCCCGCGCCGGGGAACTTTCCACTCCTACAGCACTTCGGGGGCGGATTACGCCGGAGGCATACTTTCAGCATAACGCTGGCACGCCCGGCAGCACCCTATTGCGCCTCAAGGAACCGGCTGGCGTCCAGAATGGTCTCAGTCAGCCCGGCAAAGAAGCCGGGAAAACTGATGTCCACCAGCCCCACGGATGCCACCCCGTCATCGGCGACAATGTCCTGGCCGGTGGTCACGGCAAATTTGGACGCCGGAGCATTCAGCAACTCCCGGTAGCTCGCCCCCTTGCCGTGCTTCAAAACATTGATCACCAGATAATACTGATGGACCCTCTCGGCGAGGGCGGCCTGCCCGGACTGCATCAGCAGGGCTGTCAATTTCCGTGAAAACGGTCCGCGCTTAAAATGGTGCTGCATCCGCGCCTCGAACAGAGTGAAGATATCGACCGCTGCGGCTTCCAGCGCAACCGTTGCCGCGCGCAGCTCTTCACACTGCCCGTCAGGGGACTGCGCCGCCATGATGCGATCTTCAAGCGTCTTGGCATTGGCCCGCGCCGCCGCGACCAGTTCAGGCAAACTCTGTGAAGGTCCCATCATTCATTCTCCTTAAGGCACCCCCTCCCATACGCTATAGCGCCAGGAATGATAGTGCCGGGGCGTCGTTTTTGAACGCCGCCCGTTGCGCAGGCAGCGCACGCGGGGCTTCGCGGATCTTAACCGCCGGCGGCTATTAATCAGCGGACGGAATGCACCAAGGAAGCCGCCATGCAGACATGCCTGCCCCGCACAAACGCAAAAGGCCCCCGCTGTCGCGAGGGCCTTCCAAAGTCTCAAAGAGGCAAATCTCAGAGTCCGGTGGACACGTCGATTGTGTTGCCCTCTTCCAGGGTCACATAGGCTTTCTTGACGTCTTTGCGACGGCCCATCTGGCCGCGGAACCGCTTGACCTTGCCTTTGGTGATGGTGGTGTTGACCGCCTTCACCTTGACGCCAAAGAGAGCTTCAACAGCTTCTTTGATCATCGGCTTGTTCGAGTCGATTGCCACCTCAAAGACCACTGCGCCGTTTTCGGACGCCATGGTGGTTTTTTCGGTGATGATCGGCTTGCGGACCACGTCGTAGTGTTCTGCTTTCGCGCTCATTTCAGGCGAGCCTCCAGTGCTTCGACACCTGCTTTGGTGATCACCAGGATGTCACGCTTCAGGATGTCATAGACGTTTGCGCCCATTGTCGGCAGGATATCCAGGCCTTCAATGTTGCGCGACGCTTTCAGGAAGTCTTCGTTGACCGAAGAACCGTCGATGACCAGCGCGCGTTTCCAGCCCAGGTTTTTCACCTGTTTGGCCAGAGCCGCGGTTTTGCCTTCGGAGGCTGCATCCTCGATGATGACCAGCTCGCCCGCTTTTGCCTTAGCGGACAGCGCGTGGCGCAGACCCAGCTTGCGGAACTTCTTGGTCAGATCGTGGCCGTGCGAACGGACAACCGGGCCCTTGTAGATACCGCCCTTGCGGAAGATCGGCGCGTTACGGTCACCGTGGCGTGCGCCGCCGGTGCCCTTCTGGCGATAGATCTTCTTGGTCGAATAGGAGGTTTCCGAGCGGGTCTTCACCTTGTGGGTGCCCTGCTGCGCGTTGTTGCGCTGCCAGCGGACCACACGGTGCAGGATGTCCGCACGCGGCTCCAGGCCGAACAGGTCTTCGGACAGCTCGATGTCGCCGGACTTGCCGCCGTCGAGTTTGATCACGTCAAGTTTCATGCTTCACCACCTTCCGCGGGGGCTTCAACAGCCGGTGCATCGGTTGCAGCCGCTTTCAGACCAGCCGGGAACGGCAGACCTTCGGGCGCTTTCTTCTTCACGGCGTCCTTGACGGTAACCCAGCCGGATTTCGGGCCGGGAACGGCGCCTTTGATGAAGACCAGGCCGCGATCGGCGTCGGTTTTCACCACTTCCAGATTCTGGGTGGTCACGCGGGCAGCGCCCATGTGGCCGGCCATCTTCTTGCCTTTGAAGACTTTGCCCGGATCCTGACACTGACCGGTCGAACCATGCGAACGGTGCGAGATCGACACACCGTGCGTGGCGCGCAGGCCGCCGAAGTTGTGCCGCTTCATGGCACCGGCGAAACCTTTACCGATCGAGGTGCCGGTGACGTCCACTTTCTGGCCAGCCAGGAAATGTTCGGCCGAAATTTCGGCGCCGACTTCGATCAGGGCGTCTGCGGGCACGCGGAATTCCACGAGCTTGCGCTTCGGCGCAACCTTGGCTGCTGCGAAGTGGCCGCGCATGGCTTGCGACGTGCGCTTTGCCTTGGCGGAACCGGCACCGAGCTGAACGGCGGTGTAGCCGTCTTTGTCATCGGTGCGCTGCGCAACAACCTGCAGGCCGTCCAGCGACAGAACGGTCACAGGGATCTGCTTGCCGTCTTCCAGGAACAGCCGGGTCATGCCGACTTTCTTTGCGATAATACCAGAGCGCATATTCATTACCCTCCGATCTTACGACTGCAGCTTGATTTCGACGTCCACACCAGCGGCGAGGTCGAGCTTCATCAGCGCGTCCACGGTCTGGGGGGTCGGATCAACGATGTCGAGAAGACGCTTGTGCGTCCGGATTTCGAACTGATCGCGGGATTTCTTGTCAACGTGGGGGCCACGCAGAACAGTGAATTTCTCGATCTTGTTCGGCATCGGGATCGGGCCACGAACCTGAGCGCCGGTGCGCTTGGCTGTGTTGACGATTTCCTGGGTGCTGGCATCCAGCACGCGGTAATCGAATGCCTTCAGCCGAATGCGAATGTTTTGGCTTTGCATTACATCTGCCTTTATTGAGGCGTTGAGGTTGAGAGGAGGGCCTGCGACCACCGCCGAACCCTCATCGAACCCAAAAGGCGGGAATCACCCCGCCCCTATCCGCACATAGCGAACCTGCGCGCTATACGCTTGATGAAGCAATGTGGCAAGGGGTTTCGCGGCGAAACGGTTGCGTTTGGGGCGGACGGTGCGTTTGGGGTTTGTTTGCCGTGGTAAACACCACCTAAAGCGTCACGAACTAAACAAGCTTGGCACAGGTCTCAAGGGAACGGCATTGCAATTCAAGCGCCAACTTCGTCTTGTCGGAGATAGTCTTATCCGTATAGCGTTTGGGCTTCACAAGATCCATTATGCAGTACCTGGAGTTCCCCAAAGCTGTACCCTTAAAGCAATCCAGTAGAACAAGAGTACCAATATTCGCAATCCTCTGAGCGAGTTCCGGCCTTTGCGTCGCCCAGACCAAATGCAGGTGGCTTTGCCCCTTCTCAAAGGTGCGAAACCACGGATCGACCTTCAACTCAATGTCGAAGTTCGGAATCGAGTAAATCCTCTCCTGATCGACTACTTCGATCTCTTTGGCTTTCCCAAACTTCGCGATGAAATTTTCAAAAGCAGCTTTGTTGTACTTTCGCTCCGCTTCTTTGGTTGGCGTATCGAGAATGTCTTCGATTTCTACCGAAGTAGCTCCTTCGATATAACTGTGAATAGCCTTTTTCAAAGACCAATGGAAATTGTGACCACCACCGGGACCATTCAACATCGTATCAAGTGCCCGCGCCAGCTCGACCTGATCGTAGTGGCAGAGTTTGATAAATGTTTGCAGGCGCATTGTGAGCATTCGACTCTCCTTTTAGATGCGCACAACAACACTCCAAACAGCACGGGAAGTAAAGGAAAACAAAGTCCTATCGTCTGGCCGTTTGCGATCGAATAGTTAGTTACCTGAGCGTGCCTCCGGGTTAGCCAAAATTCTCCTAAAATTTGCATCACGCTTTCTTGAACAACCAAGATGTGTGCTTATCTAAGCTTCGCACTGATACAAATGGAGAACATTGCATGAGCAGAACCTTGAAACCCGGTCAAAAAGCACCCGGCTCTGGCCAAGTCGAAATTGTTGGCCCTCGCGGAGGAAAGACTGGACAAGAACGCACTACCACAAAAGGGAACCCATTGCCTCCCACACCAAAACCGGGACAACGATACGTACCTGTAGACGGCACTAAGAACAAAAGCGGCTTTAAGAAATAGAGGTCAACAACGACTTCCGGTCTCTGCCCCGTTCAAACGCTGCTGCAAAAGAAAAGGGCCTCCCAAGGGAGGCCCTTTCTGTATTCAGAACCGGGTGGGTTCTCGGCGATTTTCTAGCGAAAACCGCCTGCCACCCACTGTTTCAAAATCACTCAGTGATTTTGGAAACGACGCCGGCGCCGACGGTGCGGCCGCCTTCGCGGATGGCGAAGCGCAGGCCGTTTTCCATCGCGATCGGCGCGATCAGCTCAACGTCGAACTTCAGGTTGTCGCCGGGCATAACCATCTCGGTGCCCTCGGGAAGGGTCACGGTGCCGGTCACGTCGGTGGTGCGGAAGTAGAACTGCGGACGGTAGTTCGCAAAGAACGGCGTGTGACGGCCGCCTTCTTCCTTGGTCAGGATATAGGCTTCGGCTTCGAACTTGGTGTGCGGGTTCACCGATTTCGGGGCGCACAGAACCTGGCCGCGCTCAACACCGTCACGGTCGATACCGCGCAGCAGGGCGCCGATGTTGTCGCCGGCTTCACCGCGGTCCAGCAGCTTGCGGAACATTTCCACACCGGTGCAGGTGGTGGTTTTGGTGTCGCGGATACCAACGATTTCGATCGAATCGCCAACGTTGATCACGCCGCGCTCAACCCGGCCGGTCACAACGGTGCCGCGGCCAGAGATCGAGAACACATCTTCAACCGGCATCAGGAACGGCTGGTCAACAGCACGCGCCGGGGTCGGGATGTACTCGTCCACAGCGGCCATCAGCTCTTTGATCTTCTCTTCGCCGATTTCAGGCTTGTTGCCTTCCATTGCGGCCAGAGCCGAACCCGCGATGATCGGGATATCGTCGCCCGGGTAGTCGTAGGACGACAGCAGCTCGCGGATTTCCATCTCGACCAGCTCAAGCAGCTCTTCGTCGTCGACCTGGTCGACTTTGTTCATGAACACGACCATGTGCGGGATGCCGACCTGGCGGCCCAGCAGGATGTGCTCGCGGGTCTGCGGCATCGGGCCGTCAGCAGCGTTCACAACCAGGATCGCGCCGTCCATCTGCGCCGCACCGGTGATCATGTTTTTCACATAGTCAGCGTGGCCGGGGCAGTCGACGTGGGCGTAGTGGCGGCCTTCGGTCTCATACTCGACGTGCGCGGTCGAGATGGTGATGCCGCGGGCTTTTTCTTCCGGTGCGCCGTCGATCTGGTCGTAGGCTTTGAAGTCACCGAAGTATTTGGTGATTGCTGCGGTCAGCGTGGTTTTGCCGTGGTCAACGTGGCCGATGGTGCCGATGTTGACGTGCGGTTTTGTGCGTTCGAACT includes these proteins:
- the rplC gene encoding 50S ribosomal protein L3, translated to MRSGIIAKKVGMTRLFLEDGKQIPVTVLSLDGLQVVAQRTDDKDGYTAVQLGAGSAKAKRTSQAMRGHFAAAKVAPKRKLVEFRVPADALIEVGAEISAEHFLAGQKVDVTGTSIGKGFAGAMKRHNFGGLRATHGVSISHRSHGSTGQCQDPGKVFKGKKMAGHMGAARVTTQNLEVVKTDADRGLVFIKGAVPGPKSGWVTVKDAVKKKAPEGLPFPAGLKAAATDAPAVEAPAEGGEA
- the rpsS gene encoding 30S ribosomal protein S19 — translated: MARSVWKGPFVDAYVLKKAEAARESGRNEVIKIWSRRSTILPQFVGLTFGVYNGKKHIPVNVSEDMIGQKFGEYSPTRTYYGHAADKKAKRK
- the rpsJ gene encoding 30S ribosomal protein S10; this translates as MQSQNIRIRLKAFDYRVLDASTQEIVNTAKRTGAQVRGPIPMPNKIEKFTVLRGPHVDKKSRDQFEIRTHKRLLDIVDPTPQTVDALMKLDLAAGVDVEIKLQS
- a CDS encoding 50S ribosomal protein L23; protein product: MSAKAEHYDVVRKPIITEKTTMASENGAVVFEVAIDSNKPMIKEAVEALFGVKVKAVNTTITKGKVKRFRGQMGRRKDVKKAYVTLEEGNTIDVSTGL
- the rplD gene encoding 50S ribosomal protein L4, which encodes MKLDVIKLDGGKSGDIELSEDLFGLEPRADILHRVVRWQRNNAQQGTHKVKTRSETSYSTKKIYRQKGTGGARHGDRNAPIFRKGGIYKGPVVRSHGHDLTKKFRKLGLRHALSAKAKAGELVIIEDAASEGKTAALAKQVKNLGWKRALVIDGSSVNEDFLKASRNIEGLDILPTMGANVYDILKRDILVITKAGVEALEARLK
- the rplB gene encoding 50S ribosomal protein L2, translating into MALKSYKPTTPGQRGLVLIDRSELWKGRPVKSLTEGLTKSGGRNNTGRITSRRRGGGAKRLYRIVDFKRNKFDVAATVERIEYDPNRTAFIALIKYEDGEQAYILAPQRLAVGDKVIAAAKADIKPGNAMPFSGMPIGTIVHNIEMKPGKGGQIARAAGTYAQFVGRDGGYAQIRLSSGELRLVRQECMATIGAVSNPDNSNQNFGKAGRMRHKGKRPSVRGVVMNPIDHPHGGGEGRTSGGRHPVTPWGKPTKGKRTRNKNKASQKLIVRSRHAKKKGR
- the tuf gene encoding elongation factor Tu, coding for MAKEKFERTKPHVNIGTIGHVDHGKTTLTAAITKYFGDFKAYDQIDGAPEEKARGITISTAHVEYETEGRHYAHVDCPGHADYVKNMITGAAQMDGAILVVNAADGPMPQTREHILLGRQVGIPHMVVFMNKVDQVDDEELLELVEMEIRELLSSYDYPGDDIPIIAGSALAAMEGNKPEIGEEKIKELMAAVDEYIPTPARAVDQPFLMPVEDVFSISGRGTVVTGRVERGVINVGDSIEIVGIRDTKTTTCTGVEMFRKLLDRGEAGDNIGALLRGIDRDGVERGQVLCAPKSVNPHTKFEAEAYILTKEEGGRHTPFFANYRPQFYFRTTDVTGTVTLPEGTEMVMPGDNLKFDVELIAPIAMENGLRFAIREGGRTVGAGVVSKITE